Proteins found in one Acinetobacter sp. XH1741 genomic segment:
- a CDS encoding TerD family protein yields MAISLSKGGNLSLSKTDPNLVRVLIGLGWDERATDGAGFDLDASAFLLTASGKVRGDHDFIFYNQLKSQDGAVEHTGDNRSGQGDGDDETLVVNLSKVAPEVEKIAITVTIHDAQARGQNFGQIANAFIRVVNQDTNVEVVRFDLAEDYSTETAMVFGEVYRHNGEWKFKAVGQGYSGGLAAMCQQYGIQVG; encoded by the coding sequence ATGGCAATTAGTTTAAGTAAAGGTGGAAATTTATCCCTAAGTAAAACAGATCCTAATTTAGTTCGAGTTTTAATTGGATTGGGTTGGGATGAACGTGCAACTGATGGTGCTGGATTTGATTTAGATGCGAGTGCATTCTTACTAACAGCTAGTGGTAAGGTTCGTGGTGATCATGATTTTATTTTTTATAATCAACTTAAATCACAAGATGGTGCAGTAGAGCATACTGGGGATAATCGTTCTGGACAGGGCGATGGTGATGATGAAACTTTAGTGGTAAATCTTTCAAAAGTTGCACCTGAAGTTGAAAAAATAGCAATTACTGTAACGATTCACGATGCGCAAGCAAGAGGTCAAAACTTTGGTCAGATCGCAAATGCGTTTATCCGAGTGGTAAATCAAGATACAAATGTAGAAGTCGTACGTTTTGACTTGGCTGAAGATTATTCAACAGAAACTGCAATGGTATTTGGAGAAGTCTATCGTCATAACGGTGAGTGGAAATTTAAAGCTGTAGGTCAAGGTTACTCTGGTGGACTAGCTGCAATGTGTCAACAATATGGTATTCAGGTTGGTTAA
- a CDS encoding VWA domain-containing protein — protein sequence MLSLIRGQKIKLNDIFQGQHSFFIQIQYQANFELDIATFGLDLNYRLSDERYMTFYNQPETPCRAVRLLENNYQSIQFKIDLQDLPVNIHHLVLTASIDGQAVMSNLQQMTVKIVNLQNQPIAAFELNGNLFDQERAVMLLEIYRKDNTWRIAAIGQGFNEGLATLIRHFGGEVADEGVVQKDSTVQQTRVELKKKLSLEKAEKTGNASIIDLTKKSLVQLEKKNLLGVTARVALVLDASGSMDWQYRRGDVQKVVNRLMPLAIHFDDNGSFECWAFAAKTIQLDDVTLTNVNDFINTTQQGWKNWSVGARYNEEIPAIEAVINYFRKFDDQIPTYVLFISDGGVGSRRQMKKILSQAASLPIFWQFVGIGGRDYGALEKLDEMSGRIVDNCNFFNLDRIDSVSDEHLYELLLQEFPDWLNAARHHQIVRD from the coding sequence ATGTTAAGTCTAATTCGCGGACAAAAAATAAAATTAAATGATATTTTTCAAGGGCAACACTCTTTTTTTATCCAGATTCAATATCAAGCAAATTTTGAGCTAGATATTGCTACTTTTGGGCTTGATCTAAATTATCGTTTAAGTGATGAACGATATATGACATTTTATAATCAACCTGAAACACCATGTCGGGCTGTACGGTTGCTTGAAAATAATTACCAGTCTATACAGTTTAAAATTGATCTTCAGGATCTTCCCGTAAATATTCATCATTTAGTTTTAACTGCTTCAATTGATGGTCAAGCTGTAATGTCGAATTTACAGCAAATGACTGTCAAAATAGTGAATTTACAAAATCAACCTATTGCTGCATTTGAATTAAATGGCAATTTATTCGATCAAGAACGTGCCGTAATGTTGCTTGAGATTTATCGGAAAGATAATACTTGGCGAATAGCTGCCATTGGCCAAGGTTTTAATGAGGGTTTAGCTACATTGATCCGCCATTTTGGTGGAGAGGTTGCAGATGAAGGAGTTGTACAGAAAGATTCTACGGTGCAACAAACAAGGGTTGAACTAAAGAAAAAACTGTCTCTGGAAAAAGCAGAAAAAACGGGTAATGCTTCAATTATTGATCTAACTAAAAAATCTTTGGTTCAATTAGAGAAAAAGAATTTGCTTGGTGTGACGGCAAGAGTCGCACTAGTGCTTGATGCTTCTGGATCAATGGATTGGCAATATCGCCGTGGTGATGTGCAAAAGGTAGTTAATCGTCTAATGCCATTAGCTATTCATTTTGATGATAATGGAAGCTTCGAATGTTGGGCATTCGCTGCTAAAACTATACAGCTAGACGATGTTACTTTAACTAATGTTAATGATTTCATTAATACGACTCAACAAGGCTGGAAAAACTGGTCGGTTGGTGCACGCTATAACGAAGAAATTCCAGCGATTGAAGCTGTAATTAATTACTTTCGTAAATTTGATGATCAAATTCCAACTTATGTTCTGTTTATTTCCGATGGTGGAGTGGGAAGCCGTCGACAAATGAAAAAAATATTATCTCAAGCCGCTTCACTTCCAATTTTTTGGCAATTTGTAGGAATTGGTGGTCGTGATTATGGTGCACTTGAAAAGCTGGATGAAATGTCTGGTCGTATTGTTGATAACTGTAATTTCTTTAATTTAGACCGAATTGATAGTGTTTCGGATGAGCACTTATATGAATTGTTATTACAAGAATTTCCCGATTGGTTGAATGCTGCTAGGCATCATCAAATTGTTAGAGATTAA
- a CDS encoding TerD family protein, protein MQQLITGANLVLSCTQFHLKVKTIVPSDIELDMTAYLLNSQGKVRGDADMVFYGQKQTPSSSVELIESTNKAPYLAQFNINTRALDVDINKIAMCATVDGHGTLNAIQDIQIELWESGQHTATAIVPSAGKTEKALILGEIYRHKDQWKFRFVNQGFNGGLKPLSEYFGVEISDQPIVPVLDTQPKPLPVPQPKINLSKITLDKRNSQINLKKQDHGFGEIKINLNWNQRSQQVQSGSFFKKLLNQNQGIDLDLGCLFEMQNGHKSVIQALGNQFGDFDSFPFIKLSADDRTGALKEGEWLRINGKQWQQIHRVVLFAFIYEGVPNWAETDAVVTIYVPDQPPIEVRLSEGQPLGMCGIVELINKGGSIQVQRHVRYVRGHRELDQAFGFGLRWVAGSK, encoded by the coding sequence ATGCAACAACTCATTACGGGTGCAAATCTGGTTTTGAGCTGCACGCAATTCCATTTAAAAGTTAAAACAATTGTGCCATCGGATATAGAGTTAGATATGACCGCATATCTACTAAACTCTCAAGGGAAGGTTCGTGGTGATGCAGACATGGTTTTTTACGGTCAAAAGCAAACGCCAAGTAGTAGTGTTGAGTTGATTGAAAGCACAAATAAAGCACCGTATCTAGCTCAATTTAACATTAATACACGGGCACTAGATGTTGATATTAACAAGATCGCCATGTGTGCTACGGTTGATGGTCACGGTACCCTTAATGCAATTCAAGATATCCAAATTGAATTATGGGAGAGTGGGCAGCATACTGCTACAGCAATTGTCCCAAGCGCTGGAAAAACAGAAAAAGCGTTAATTTTAGGTGAAATTTACCGTCATAAAGATCAATGGAAATTCCGTTTTGTGAATCAGGGTTTTAATGGTGGACTAAAACCTTTATCTGAATATTTTGGGGTTGAAATTAGTGATCAACCTATTGTCCCTGTTTTAGATACCCAACCTAAACCATTACCCGTCCCTCAACCTAAAATTAATTTAAGTAAAATTACGCTGGATAAACGTAATAGTCAGATTAATTTAAAGAAACAAGACCATGGGTTTGGCGAAATTAAAATTAATTTGAATTGGAATCAGCGTTCTCAGCAGGTTCAATCTGGCAGTTTCTTTAAAAAGTTACTTAATCAAAATCAGGGAATTGATTTAGATTTAGGTTGTTTATTTGAGATGCAGAATGGTCATAAATCAGTTATTCAAGCCTTAGGTAACCAGTTTGGTGATTTTGATAGTTTTCCATTTATTAAACTATCTGCTGATGATCGTACGGGAGCATTAAAAGAGGGTGAATGGCTCAGGATTAATGGCAAGCAGTGGCAACAGATTCATCGCGTAGTGCTATTTGCTTTTATTTATGAAGGCGTACCGAATTGGGCTGAAACAGATGCAGTAGTGACAATTTATGTACCTGATCAACCCCCTATTGAGGTTCGTTTGTCAGAAGGGCAGCCTTTAGGTATGTGCGGTATTGTTGAGTTAATAAACAAAGGTGGCAGTATTCAAGTTCAGCGCCATGTGCGTTACGTGCGTGGACATCGGGAGCTAGATCAAGCATTTGGTTTCGGACTGCGTTGGGTTGCGGGTAGTAAATAA
- a CDS encoding DUF475 domain-containing protein, giving the protein MKHFRFSIFFSLICLGLAAWWGFTHGPNAGFSMMLKALLITGVLAVMEVSLSFDNAVVNASVLRNWDEFWKKIFLTVGILVAVFGMRLIFPLLIVGVTADMGMIEVAKLALNDPKEYSEKLLAHQAEISAFGGMFLLLVFLNFLFDDGKDTHWFHWLEAHLSNLANIPAMSVFVSLIALLTMSAFVPVEQKLIVIVAGIWGIVVYIGVQVIGHLLESSDDESSEEQVSGKTTNIVKAGIGGFLYLEVLDASFSFDGVIGAFAITNDVVIIMLGLAIGAMFVRSMTIYLVEQGTLEAFIYLEHGAHYAIGALAAIMLYTGTGGHVPEVVTGLIGIAFIAWAVLSSIAYSKSQTQTS; this is encoded by the coding sequence ATGAAACATTTTCGTTTCTCAATTTTTTTTAGCTTGATCTGTTTGGGATTAGCAGCATGGTGGGGCTTTACCCATGGGCCGAATGCCGGTTTTTCTATGATGCTTAAAGCATTATTGATTACAGGTGTATTAGCCGTTATGGAAGTCTCTTTATCTTTCGATAATGCGGTTGTAAATGCTTCAGTATTACGAAACTGGGATGAATTCTGGAAAAAGATTTTTCTTACAGTAGGTATATTAGTTGCTGTATTTGGTATGCGTTTAATTTTCCCTTTATTAATTGTTGGCGTAACAGCAGACATGGGAATGATTGAAGTTGCTAAGTTAGCATTAAATGATCCTAAAGAATATTCTGAGAAGTTATTAGCTCATCAGGCGGAAATTTCAGCTTTCGGCGGCATGTTCTTACTTTTAGTATTTTTGAACTTTTTATTTGATGATGGCAAAGATACACATTGGTTCCACTGGTTGGAAGCACATCTATCTAATTTAGCCAACATCCCGGCAATGTCGGTATTTGTATCGCTCATCGCTCTACTTACCATGTCGGCATTTGTTCCTGTAGAACAGAAGTTAATTGTGATTGTGGCTGGTATTTGGGGCATCGTAGTATATATCGGTGTTCAGGTCATAGGGCACTTGCTGGAAAGTAGTGATGACGAATCAAGTGAAGAGCAAGTATCTGGTAAGACAACTAATATTGTAAAAGCAGGTATTGGTGGTTTTCTTTATCTTGAGGTTTTAGACGCTTCATTCAGCTTTGATGGTGTTATTGGCGCATTCGCAATTACAAATGATGTTGTCATCATTATGTTGGGCTTAGCAATAGGTGCAATGTTCGTCCGTTCAATGACTATTTATTTAGTTGAACAAGGCACATTGGAAGCTTTTATATATTTAGAGCATGGTGCACATTACGCCATTGGCGCTTTAGCGGCAATTATGTTGTACACAGGAACAGGTGGTCACGTTCCTGAGGTTGTTACAGGCTTAATTGGTATCGCATTTATTGCATGGGCTGTACTATCTTCAATTGCTTACAGTAAAAGTCAAACACAAACTTCATAA
- a CDS encoding TerD family protein translates to MAISLTKGGNVSLTKEAPGITKTTVGLGWNPRVTDGAAFDLDAIAFLINENGKVRADNDFIFFNNLKSADGSVIHNGDNRTGEGDGDDETLSVDLSKVPTDVSKVIFAVTIYDGQARNQNFGQVANAYIRVSNDAGGNEIARYDLSEDSSTETAMIFGELYKHGSEWKFRAIGQGFAGGLGPLAASYGVSV, encoded by the coding sequence ATGGCAATTAGTTTAACTAAAGGCGGTAATGTTAGTTTAACAAAAGAAGCACCTGGTATTACTAAAACAACAGTAGGTTTAGGTTGGAATCCTCGCGTGACGGATGGAGCTGCTTTTGACCTAGATGCAATTGCATTTTTAATCAATGAAAATGGTAAGGTTCGTGCAGATAATGACTTTATTTTCTTTAATAATTTAAAGTCAGCTGATGGCTCCGTAATTCATAATGGCGATAACCGTACAGGTGAAGGCGACGGCGATGACGAAACTTTAAGTGTGGACTTAAGTAAGGTCCCTACTGATGTATCAAAAGTAATTTTTGCTGTCACAATTTATGATGGTCAAGCTCGTAATCAAAACTTTGGACAAGTTGCTAATGCTTACATTCGCGTGAGTAATGATGCGGGTGGCAATGAAATTGCACGTTATGATCTATCTGAAGACAGTAGCACTGAAACGGCAATGATTTTTGGTGAACTTTATAAACACGGTAGTGAATGGAAATTCCGTGCAATCGGTCAAGGTTTTGCCGGTGGTTTGGGGCCTTTAGCTGCTTCTTATGGTGTTTCTGTCTAA